The Elusimicrobiales bacterium nucleotide sequence GACTGCACGGACACCGGCGCGCCTCCGCCGATTTTGACTTTGCCGACGGAAACGGCGCGGGTCTTTCTCATTTTTTAACGGTCTCGGTGGCTGCGGATTTTGCAAAAATACGGTTTATATCGCTGTAAGTGGCGAACAGCAGCACGCACAGCAGGAATGCCAGCCCCATGGCGTTGGCGACCTGGAACACCCGCTCGGTCGGCTTATGGCGGCTGATACCTTCCCAGAGGAAAATAAGCGACTGCCCGCCGTCAAGAATCGGTATCGGCAGCAGGTTGAAAATGCCTATGGCCACCGAAATCAGCCCTATCAGAAACACCAGGTTGGCAAACCCGCTGTGCGCCGCCTTGCTGACCATATGCACTATGCCAACCGGCCCGGCAACATCCGGCTTTTCCCGGTGGTATATCTTGGAGGCCAGCGTTACCATTGTGTATTTTGTCCAGTACCAGCACTGGTAGGCGCCCAGTTTTACGGATTCCACAACACCCTTGCGCTTGTTTACCGAGAGGGGGGAAATTCCGACATAGCCGGTTCCTTCGGAGGCTTTGGGTGTCAGCGCGGCCTCGTATTTTTTGCCGGCGCGCTCGTAGCCCAGAGTGATGGAAACGCCCGGCTTTGAGTGAATAGCCTCGGCCACGGCCATCCAGTCTTTCAGGGGTTTGCCGTCAACGGAGAGGATTTTGTCGCCCTCGCGCATTCCGGCCTGATAGGCGGGATAGTCTTCCACAATCTCGCCGACCACGGTCTCCTCCGACGGGCCCGGCACGCCCACAGCCAGGATAACCGCCGTAAACAGCACGAAAGCCAGCAGGTAATTCATGGCCGGGCCGGCAAGATGGAGGGCGATGCGCTCGTACCAGGGGTGCGAGAAATACTCGTCCGGGGCGCCTTTGTGGTCGTCCAGCGTCTCGCCGGCGGGTTTTACGTAGCCGCCCAGCGGGATGGCGCGCACGACATAGAGCGTGCCTTCATGCTGCTTCTGCCACAGCGCCTTGCCGAAACCGAGCGAAAAAGTCTCCACCCGGATTTTGAGCAGCCGGCAAAGTATGAAATGGCCGAGCTCGTGAATGAAAATCACAAGTCCGAAGGTTACTATCACAGCCAGAACGGAAGTCAGCATTTCACTTTCCCCGGGGCCGTCTTTTTGTATGCCCCTGATGATATGATTTCCTGGGCTTTCTGCCTGGCCCAGCCGTCAATCTCCACCGCTTCGGGGATGGACGGGGGCCTGCCGCCGCCGCGGTAGCGCGACAGCGTTTTTTCCACCACGCGCGCTATATCGGTGAACTTTATCGCGCCGGAGAGGAACGCGCTTACGGCAACCTCGTCCGCCGCGCTTAACACCGCCGGATGCCCGCCGCCTTTGCGCGCGCTGTCCTGCGCAAGGGCGAGGCAGGGGAACCGTCTGAAATCCGGCTTGCAGAATTCCAGCCGGCTTACGGCGCACAAATCCAGCGGCTTTGCCGGAGAGGGCCGCCTCTGCGGATATGTTATCGCGTACTGTATAGGTATACGCATATCCGGCCATGAAAGTTGCGCAAGCACGGAATTGTCCGCATACTCCACCGCCGAATGGATGATGGACTGCGGATGTATAAGTATATGTATTTTTTCCAGTTCAAGCGAGAACAGGGCCGAGATTTCTATCGCCTCAAACCCCTTATTCATCAAGGTGGCTGAATCCACGCTTATTTTGGGGCCCATATTCCAGCGCGGGTGCGAAACCGCCTCTTTGGGCGAGACATTGTCCAGAGAGCCTTTCCTGTTAAAAAACGGCCCGCCCGACGCCGTCAGGAAAATGCGGGAGACAGACGCGGCGGCTTTATCCTCCAGACAC carries:
- the rseP gene encoding RIP metalloprotease RseP, producing MLTSVLAVIVTFGLVIFIHELGHFILCRLLKIRVETFSLGFGKALWQKQHEGTLYVVRAIPLGGYVKPAGETLDDHKGAPDEYFSHPWYERIALHLAGPAMNYLLAFVLFTAVILAVGVPGPSEETVVGEIVEDYPAYQAGMREGDKILSVDGKPLKDWMAVAEAIHSKPGVSITLGYERAGKKYEAALTPKASEGTGYVGISPLSVNKRKGVVESVKLGAYQCWYWTKYTMVTLASKIYHREKPDVAGPVGIVHMVSKAAHSGFANLVFLIGLISVAIGIFNLLPIPILDGGQSLIFLWEGISRHKPTERVFQVANAMGLAFLLCVLLFATYSDINRIFAKSAATETVKK
- the dxr gene encoding 1-deoxy-D-xylulose-5-phosphate reductoisomerase, with product MKNIAILGSTGSIGLSTLDVAANLGKEYRVCALAARSNWKKLLEQARRFRPDYVTLYDETAASMLEGKLPPGTKLLPAGLESLMEIASGPGADIVVSGLSGGIGFAPLVAAIKAGKTIALANKEPIVMAGPALMAECRRWNARIVPVDSEPSAIFQCLEDKAAASVSRIFLTASGGPFFNRKGSLDNVSPKEAVSHPRWNMGPKISVDSATLMNKGFEAIEISALFSLELEKIHILIHPQSIIHSAVEYADNSVLAQLSWPDMRIPIQYAITYPQRRPSPAKPLDLCAVSRLEFCKPDFRRFPCLALAQDSARKGGGHPAVLSAADEVAVSAFLSGAIKFTDIARVVEKTLSRYRGGGRPPSIPEAVEIDGWARQKAQEIISSGAYKKTAPGKVKC